The Osmia bicornis bicornis chromosome 9, iOsmBic2.1, whole genome shotgun sequence genome has a segment encoding these proteins:
- the LOC114883148 gene encoding 39S ribosomal protein L43, mitochondrial: MSNNHIFQKFGYLNAPYGLGVGRYVCQLQRVTLKFCKNTGPSLGIRQFLEHDLINYAKENPGVVVYLKPRRHKAPQITAEYLNGDTHWISVSNYSRDDIVQWMELLRTQYHNGPALRLLKLWKTNFPSIQGPWTPFTFKEPSLNQAKFPDKNIGKADQFEPSATEQLIKLFKEQQESEKLKEEYNKAKGHSG, from the exons ATGTCAAATAACCACATATTTCAGAAGTTTGGATATCTAAATGCTCCGTATGGTCTCGGTGTTGGTCGTTATGTATGCCAATTGCAGAGAGTaactttaaaattttgtaaaaacaCCGGTCCGAGTCTTGGAATTAG GCAATTTTTAGAAcacgatttaattaattatgcaaAAGAAAATCCCGGAGTGGTAGTATACCTTAAGCCAAGGAGGCACAAAGCTCCTCAAATAACAGCTGAGTATT TAAATGGAGATACTCACTGGATTTCTGTCAGCAACTATAGTCGTGACGATATTGTACAATGGATGGAATTATTAAGGACACAGTATCACAATGGTCCAGCTTTAAGATTACTTAAATTATGGAAGACAAACTTTCCTTCTATTCAAGGACCATGGAcaccttttacttttaaagAACCATCTTTGAATCAAGCTAAATTCCCAGAT aaaaatattgGTAAAGCTGATCAGTTTGAACCTTCAGCAACAGAACaattgattaaattatttaaagaacAACAGGAATCTGAAAAACTTAAAGAAGAATACAATAAAGCTAAAGGACATAGTGGTTAA
- the LOC114883142 gene encoding uncharacterized protein LOC114883142 isoform X1, with protein MSRCKCPIPEDDPCSVCFEDITSKMQERRCDLLGRQKYLRDKITTMERSIPALIAYNMWTCKKCEDAPYCKIREIMRRFSPYPDQTERLLDNLKRTVKELNGETAELHEKIIQADVKLEETDMELDSLELVNKEMNDALNDLQKEVRSYKCPSLHSIRSEDIICLSKIRQLAEEELSLKNCIKELEQRETIFKEQMDRLLTSREYQNVCGRRKINCAQDLECNGMKICCVPKKCLMRSSNDFRPKKKQAQRKSDAVVSTSEQNINEKPEQEIKQEKSGDQVEKKSSWMPNWWKNNENKAEEVSSQTKSVTSSNPENNKNEESIGATPSNSEKKGEKAINDKPSKQSKSKFSTPSCEPCGHMTCPPGTSTKLPHRSRPCIGPREIQSMMKKSCTGRISFCNQSFPRSSPSRKGCCELSSCPIMDHGIRKMCKPILVPPCDLRSPCEICPSPCNGFLHPKGNCRCNCKGKCALGLSDAECNCSDALNDYHPTGSQYLNEDSNSEDEFCECCSCGCEDSDASLSCQCN; from the exons ATGTCGCGTTGTAAAT GTCCCATACCAGAGGACGATCCTTGTTCCGTGTGCTTCGAGGACATCACGTCGAAGATGCAGGAACGACGTTGCGATCTTCTTGGTAGGCAGAAGTATTTAAGGGACAAGATCACGACGATGGAACGATCTATACCGGCGTTAATAGCGTACAATATGTGGACGTGCAAAAAGTGCGAGGATGCACCGTATTGCAAGATTCGCGAGATCATGAGAAGGTTCTCACCTTACCCGGACCAAACCGAGAGATTGCTGGACAACTTGAAGAGAACCGTGAAGGAATTGAACGGGGAGACGGCGGAGTTGCAT GAGAAAATTATTCAAGCGGACGTTAAGTTAGAGGAAACGGATATGGAGTTGGATTCATTGGAACTCGTGAACAAAGAAATGAACGACGCTCTGAACGATCTGCAGAAGGAGGTGCGGAGTTACAAGTGTCCGAGCCTTCATTCCATACGTTCCGAGGACATAATTTGCTTGTCGAAGATCCGTCAGCTGGCCGAGGAGGAGCTGAGCCTGAAGAATTGTATCAAAGAGCTGGAACAGAGGGAAACGATATTCAAGGAGCAAATGGATCGACTGTTAACATCCAGAGAATACCAAAATGTTTGCGGTAGACGAAAGATCAACTGTGCTCAGGATCTAGAATGCAACGGGATGAAGATTTGTTGCGTGCCTAAGAAATGTTTGATGCGTTCGTCAAACGATTTTCGTCCGAAAAAGAAACAAGCACAACGTAAAAGTGACGCGGTAGTTTCTACTTCGGAGCAGAATATTAATGAGAAACCAGAGCAGGAAATTAAACAGGAAAAATCCGGGGATCAGGTAGAGAAAAAATCCTCGTGGATGCCGAACTGGTGGAAGAATAATGAGAACAAAGCGGAGGAGGTGTCGTCTCAAACAAAAAGTGTTACCTCGTCGAATCCTGAAAACAAC AAAAATGAAGAGTCTATCGGTGCAACACCATCTAACTCtgagaaaaaaggagaaaaagcgATTAACGATAAACCATCGAAacaatcaaaatcaaaattttcaacCCCGTCTTGTGAACCTTGCGGACATATGACGTGCCCTCCAGGGACTTCTACAAAATTGCCGCACCGTTCTCGTCCGTGCATTGGTCCCCGAGAGATTCAAAGTATGATGAAAAAATCCTGCACAGGAAGAATTTCTTTTTGCAATCAGAGCTTCCCCAGAAGTTCCCCTTCGAGGAAGGGTTGTTGCGAATTATCGTCTTGCCCAATCATGGATCATG GTATTCGTAAGATGTGCAAACCAATATTGGTACCGCCCTGTGATCTTAGAAGCCCGTGTGAAATTTGTCCTTCGCCTTGCAACGGTTTTCTACACCCCAAAGGAAATTGCAGGTGTAACTGCAAGGGTAAATGTGCACTAGGACTGTCGGATGCGGAGTGCAATTGCAGTGATGCACTGAACGATTATCATCCAACTGGCTCACAGTATTTAAACGAGGACAGTAATAGCGAGGATGAATTTTGCGAATGTTGTTCCTGCGGTTGCGAGGACAGCGATGCATCTTTGTCGTGCCAGTGCAACTGA
- the LOC114883142 gene encoding uncharacterized protein LOC114883142 isoform X2, with protein sequence MYGTIEIQRFLREKIIQADVKLEETDMELDSLELVNKEMNDALNDLQKEVRSYKCPSLHSIRSEDIICLSKIRQLAEEELSLKNCIKELEQRETIFKEQMDRLLTSREYQNVCGRRKINCAQDLECNGMKICCVPKKCLMRSSNDFRPKKKQAQRKSDAVVSTSEQNINEKPEQEIKQEKSGDQVEKKSSWMPNWWKNNENKAEEVSSQTKSVTSSNPENNKNEESIGATPSNSEKKGEKAINDKPSKQSKSKFSTPSCEPCGHMTCPPGTSTKLPHRSRPCIGPREIQSMMKKSCTGRISFCNQSFPRSSPSRKGCCELSSCPIMDHGIRKMCKPILVPPCDLRSPCEICPSPCNGFLHPKGNCRCNCKGKCALGLSDAECNCSDALNDYHPTGSQYLNEDSNSEDEFCECCSCGCEDSDASLSCQCN encoded by the exons ATGTACGGAACGATTGAAATTCAACGATTTCTTCGG GAGAAAATTATTCAAGCGGACGTTAAGTTAGAGGAAACGGATATGGAGTTGGATTCATTGGAACTCGTGAACAAAGAAATGAACGACGCTCTGAACGATCTGCAGAAGGAGGTGCGGAGTTACAAGTGTCCGAGCCTTCATTCCATACGTTCCGAGGACATAATTTGCTTGTCGAAGATCCGTCAGCTGGCCGAGGAGGAGCTGAGCCTGAAGAATTGTATCAAAGAGCTGGAACAGAGGGAAACGATATTCAAGGAGCAAATGGATCGACTGTTAACATCCAGAGAATACCAAAATGTTTGCGGTAGACGAAAGATCAACTGTGCTCAGGATCTAGAATGCAACGGGATGAAGATTTGTTGCGTGCCTAAGAAATGTTTGATGCGTTCGTCAAACGATTTTCGTCCGAAAAAGAAACAAGCACAACGTAAAAGTGACGCGGTAGTTTCTACTTCGGAGCAGAATATTAATGAGAAACCAGAGCAGGAAATTAAACAGGAAAAATCCGGGGATCAGGTAGAGAAAAAATCCTCGTGGATGCCGAACTGGTGGAAGAATAATGAGAACAAAGCGGAGGAGGTGTCGTCTCAAACAAAAAGTGTTACCTCGTCGAATCCTGAAAACAAC AAAAATGAAGAGTCTATCGGTGCAACACCATCTAACTCtgagaaaaaaggagaaaaagcgATTAACGATAAACCATCGAAacaatcaaaatcaaaattttcaacCCCGTCTTGTGAACCTTGCGGACATATGACGTGCCCTCCAGGGACTTCTACAAAATTGCCGCACCGTTCTCGTCCGTGCATTGGTCCCCGAGAGATTCAAAGTATGATGAAAAAATCCTGCACAGGAAGAATTTCTTTTTGCAATCAGAGCTTCCCCAGAAGTTCCCCTTCGAGGAAGGGTTGTTGCGAATTATCGTCTTGCCCAATCATGGATCATG GTATTCGTAAGATGTGCAAACCAATATTGGTACCGCCCTGTGATCTTAGAAGCCCGTGTGAAATTTGTCCTTCGCCTTGCAACGGTTTTCTACACCCCAAAGGAAATTGCAGGTGTAACTGCAAGGGTAAATGTGCACTAGGACTGTCGGATGCGGAGTGCAATTGCAGTGATGCACTGAACGATTATCATCCAACTGGCTCACAGTATTTAAACGAGGACAGTAATAGCGAGGATGAATTTTGCGAATGTTGTTCCTGCGGTTGCGAGGACAGCGATGCATCTTTGTCGTGCCAGTGCAACTGA
- the LOC114883146 gene encoding aldo-keto reductase family 1 member B1-like, whose amino-acid sequence MVPSVKFYNGNTCPILGLGTWKSKPDQVIQAVKDAIDVGYRHLDCAPIYGNENEVGAAITAKIKEGVIKREDIFVTSKLWHTCHRPERVEAGLKKTLNDLGLEYLDLYLIHSPVAFKDGEETVPKDSDGNILTEDTDYLDTWRAMENLLKKGLVKNIGLSNFNSQQVERVLANCTIKPVTNQVECHPYLTQRKLSEFCKSREITITAYSPFATPDSPFAKPNDRLVLEDPKLKELAAKYKKSPAQIALRYQIQRGHIVIPKSVTKSRIQENYEIFDFELSPEDMKVINGLDCNGRVCIRSGLEHHKYFPFNIEF is encoded by the exons ATGGTACCATCTGTAAAATTCTACAATGGCAATACGTGTCCCATATTGGGTCTCGGCACGTGGAAG TCAAAACCAGACCAAGTAATTCAAGCTGTGAAAGATGCCATTGATGTAGGATATCGACATCTTGACTGCGCTCCAATTTATGGAAACGAGAATGAAGTGGGTGCAGCGATTACTGCAAAAATTAAAGAAGGTGTTATCAAACGGGAGGATATTTTTGTCACTAGTAAGTTATGGCACACGTGCCATCGACCAGAACGAGTCGAGGCTGGATTGAAGAAAACTTTGAACGACCTTGGTCTCGAATACCTGGACCTCTATCTGATACATTCGCCAGTTGCATTCAAAg ATGGAGAAGAAACTGTACCAAAAGATTCCGATGGTAACATCTTAACCGAAGATACCGATTATCTCGATACCTGGCGCGCCATGGAGAACCTTTTGAAAAAAGGTCTCGTGAAGAATATTGGCCTAAGCAATTTCAATTCCCAGCAAGTAGAACGAGTACTTGCCAATTGTACGATAAAACCGGTGACTAATCAAGTGGAATGCCATCCATATTTAACTCAGAGAAAACTTTCCGAGTTTTGTAAATCCAGGGAGATTACGATCACTGCTTATAGTCCTTTCGCAACTCCCGACAGTCCTTTCGCTAAACCTAACGACCGATTGGTATTGGAAGATCCAAAGCTCAAGGAACTGGCtgctaaatataaaaaatcacCTGCACAAATAGCATTACGGTATCAA ATTCAACGTGGACATATAGTGATACCCAAATCGGTAACAAAATCGAGAATCCAAGAAAACTATGAAATTTTTGACTTTGAACTTAGCCCTGAAGATATGAAAGTAATCAATGGCTTGGATTGCAATGGAAGggtctgcattagatctgg ACTTGAACATCACAAGTACTTCCCATTTAACATTGAGTTCTAA
- the LOC114883145 gene encoding aldo-keto reductase family 1 member B1-like: MVLNVPIMKFYNGNEMPAFGLGTWKSKPGEVTQAVKDAIDIGYRHIDCAHVYGNEKEVGEALKAKIAEGVVKRQDLFITSKLWNTFHKPDLVEPAIKKTLSNLGLEYLDLYLIHWPMAYKEGNDLFPTNADGKPALSNVDYLDTWKAMEALVKKGLTKNIGVSNFNSEQIERLLKNCTIKPVTNQIECHPYLTQRKLSDFCKERGILITAYSPLGSPDRPWAKPDDPKLLEDKKLVELAKKYKKTPAQVLIRYQLDRGHIVIPKSVTKSRIAQNSEVFDFKLAPEDIAYIDTFDCNGRICPMTGTEPSPHYPFNIPF, encoded by the exons ATGGTTCTGAACGTACCGATCATGAAATTCTATAACGGCAACGAAATGCCGGCTTTCGGTTTGGGTACATGGAAG TCCAAACCTGGTGAAGTTACTCAAGCTGTTAAGGATGCCATTGATATTGGATATAGGCACATTGATTGTGCCCATGTGTATGGTAATGAAAAAGAAGTGGGTGAAGCCCTTAAAGCAAAAATAGCTGAAGGTGTTGTGAAAAGGCAGGACCTTTTCATCACAAGCAAATTGTGGAACACTTTCCATAAGCCAGACTTGGTTGAACCTGCCATCAAGAAAACCTTGTCAAATTTAGGTCTTGAGTACTTGGACCTTTATTTAATCCATTGGCCAATGGCATACAAAGAAGGGAATGATCTATTTCCCACAAATGCTGATGGTAAGCCTGCTTTAAGCAATGTAGATTATCTAGACACATGGAAAGCAATGGAAGCTTTGGTAAAAAAGGGACTGACCAAGAACATTGGTGTAAGCAATTTCAATTCTGAACAAATTGAAAGGTTGCTCAAAAACTGTACCATCAAACCAGTTACAAACCAA ATTGAATGTCATCCATATCTAACTCAAAGAAAGCTCTCAGACTTTTGCAAAGAAAGGGGTATTCTCATTACTGCCTACAGTCCTCTTGGATCTCCTGACAGACCATGGGCCAAGCCAGATGATCCAAAATTATTAGAAGACAAAAAATTGGTTGAACTTGCcaaaaaatacaagaaaacACCTGCACAAGTTCTAATTAGATATCAGTTGGATCGCGGGCACATAGTAATACCGAAATCAGTAACAAAATCAAGAATTGCTCAAAATAGTGAGGTCTTTGACTTCAAACTCGCCCCAGAAGATATTGCATATATTGATACCTTTGATTGCAATGGCAGAATTTGCCCAATGACAGG aaCCGAGCCAAGTCCTCACTATCCCTTCAACATTCCATTTTAA
- the LOC114883147 gene encoding uncharacterized protein LOC114883147, whose protein sequence is MSLFARQYDALFMSNQKLKEISIILRNGRTVQSKVMNLIFTILRCIVLHIDTRLHEFKDVFSDNSLKTLRNDLEDLLYFDAKFFNCLLLELTLYTLRKERNYLDRNIALIPNRTMSRSRWNDVIIRRKVKAIVKFMIFRKTRTCRCLHVEDDALNWSSYKDKIGVILNNQINRKNISNNRIEFDQNNCLKYSKDNYQRGIVDRNYFRRNGTNSLQNRSEMEYNLKDVYIQRFCNKIYCLFRCGWIWLSLYYFTVFFIQCYSTLHEH, encoded by the coding sequence ATGTCGTTGTTCGCGAGGCAATACGATGCTCTATTCATGTCCAACCAGAAGCTGAAGGAGATATCAATCATCCTGAGGAACGGAAGAACCGTTCAGAGCAAAGTAATGAACCTGATCTTCACCATACTCCGCTGTATTGTTTTACACATCGATACCCGTTTACACGAATTCAAAGATGTTTTTAGCGATAATAGTCTAAAGACTCTGAGGAACGATCTAGAGGATCTTTTGTACTTCGATGCAAAATTCTTCAATTGTCTGCTCTTGGAGTTGACGTTGTACACATTGCGGAAGGAACGCAATTATCTGGACAGAAATATCGCACTGATCCCAAACAGAACGATGTCCAGAAGCCGATGGAACGATGTGATCATTCGGAGGAAAGTCAAGGCCATCGTGAAGTTCAtgatttttcgaaaaactaGAACATGTAGGTGCTTACATGTCGAGGATGACGCGTTGAACTGGTCCTCCTACAAAGATAAAATCGGTGTTATACTTAATAATCAGATAAATcgtaaaaatatatcaaacaACAGAATCGAGTTTGATCAAAACAACTGCTTGAAATATTCGAAAGATAATTATCAAAGGGGCATAGTGGATCGGAATTACTTCAGAAGGAACGGTACGAACAGTTTACAAAATCGTTCAGAAATGGAATACAATTTAAAAGATGTTTACATCCAACGGTTTTGTAACAAGATCTATTGTCTATTCCGCTGCGGATGGATATGGCTTTCCTTGTATTATTTCACCGTGTTCTTTATCCAATGTTATTCAACGCTCCATGAACATTAA
- the LOC114883149 gene encoding uncharacterized protein LOC114883149: protein MMCNVHNIIGEENIISQQQGVFESRDKSHADSNLNFSYIVVFSKLSHDLRQSFLQFQCCSLSYCQVDGHVFKTFPINSLYGGRNYIMNHIAQVLNTKFKSPTQKEILSSESTKSPRIFHCGSWRSKMLVKVKECRDAIKNMITFDKLPNTIETAQRTIVNGASFSSNVSRHKKTSSLPDVITFSSVALKDEEYDNEENLTSNSTLNSNEKEVNTSAEVNDTVDRFTTSHDTTNNSLKSFLLLEKQVMEEYLDEKEAFTIKKKISAEPFLSYAEGAAEFVWADDKENNVPYRVWNSEEHVNCTDIDFENPHMNSTFSEYSEATKTRTSSPIQNWNSGFENHFSI, encoded by the exons ATGATG TGTAATGTCCACAACATCATCggtgaagaaaatattatatcaCAGCAACAGGGAGTATTTGAATCGCGCGATAAGTCACATGCCGATTCGAATTTGAATTTCTCATACATCGTCGTGTTTAGTAAATTAAGCCACGACCTTCGACAGAGTTTCTTACAGTTTCAATGCTGTTCGCTATCATATTGTCAAGTTGACGGTCACGTATTCAAGACGTTTCCAATAAACTCGTTATATGGAGGACGCAATTACATCATGAATCATATCGCACAGGt ATTGAACACGAAATTCAAGTCACCAACACAAAAGGAGATACTGTCTTCCGAAAGCACTAAATCGCCAAGGATATTCCACTGCGGCTCGTGGAGGTCTAAAATGCTCGTTAAGGTGAAAGAATGCCGGGATGCGATTAAAAACATGATTACCTTCGACAAGTTACCAAACACCATAGAAACTGCACAACGAACTATCGTGAACGGTGCATCCTTCTCTTCCAATGTGTCGAGACATAAAAAAACATCCTCGTTACCGGACGTCATCACATTCAGTAGCGTCGCGTTGAAGGATGAAGAGTACGATAATGAAGAGAATCTAACGAGTAACTCGACGTTGAATTCGAACGAGAAAGAAGTGAACACATCCGCAGAGGTGAACGACACGGTGGATCGCTTTACGACGAGCCACGACACGACCAACAACTCATTGAAATCGTTCCTGCTGTTAGAGAAGCAAGTAATGGAAGAATATCTAGACGAGAAAGAGGCATTTACGATCAAGAAGAAAATATCGGCCGAGCCGTTTCTTTCTTACGCCGAAGGAGCCGCGGAGTTTGTTTGGGCCGACGACAAGGAGAACAACGTCCCGTACAGAGTTTGGAACTCCGAGGAACATGTGAACTGTACGGATATTGATTTTGAGAATCCGCACATGAACTCGACGTTCAGCGAATATTCGGAAGCTACCAAAACTCGTACATCATCTCCGATTCAAAATTGGAATTCTGGTTTCGAAAATCATTTCTCaatatga
- the LOC114883129 gene encoding 1,5-anhydro-D-fructose reductase, translating into MLCNQLISKNISVSVRIGVKARNVQRTILPPIRFFFKNFFKFQSKMSPIPSLTFSNGLKMPVFGLGTYQSKAGEVEKAVMEAIDLGYRHIDTAHFYQNEKEIGQAVQAKIKDGTVKREDLFITTKLWNNAHKEDMVVPTCKKSLELLGLSYVDLYLVHWPFAFKEGDELLPKNEKGIPITSDTDYLETWKGMEQCVQLGLARSIGVSNFSIEQITRLLPVAKVPPVNNQVEVSVNLNQKPLIEFCQKNNVTVTGYSPLGQPGNKAGAPNFLENPTILELAKKHNKTPAQISLRYAVQHGIAIIPKTVTPSRLKENMGIFDFSLSTEEMNSIAALATGQRVARFIDLKDHKYYPF; encoded by the exons ATGCTCTGTAACCAGTTGATATCCAAGAATATTAGCGTTTCAGTGAGGATCGGAGTGAAAGCACGGAACGTTCAACGAACAATTTTACCGCCTATcagatttttctttaaaaatttcttcaaattcCAATCTAAAATGTCTCCAATACCTAGTCTTACATTTTCCAATGGTCTCAAGATGCCTGTTTTTGGCCTTGGTACGTACCAG TCAAAAGCGGGGGAGGTAGAGAAAGCCGTGATGGAAGCTATAGATCTTGGATATCGTCATATAGACACCGCACATTTTTAccaaaatgaaaaagaaattggtCAAGCGGTTCAAGCTAAAATCAAAGACGGCACCGTGAAAAGGGAGGATCTTTTCATTACAACCAAG CTTTGGAACAATGCCCATAAAGAAGATATGGTTGTTCCAACTTGCAAAAAATCTTTGGAACTTCTTGGTCTCAGCTACGTGGATCTCTATTTAGTTCACTGGCCATTTGCTTTTAAG GAAGGAGATGAATTGTTACCTAAAAATGAGAAAGGTATTCCTATAACATCAGACACGGACTATCTTGAAACTTGGAAAGGAATGGAACAATGTGTGCAGTTAGGATTAGCTCGTAGCATTGGAGTCAGCAATTTCAGTATAGAACAAATCACTCGTTTGCTTCCAGTGGCTAAAGTTCCACCTGTAAACAATCAG GTCGAAGTTAGTGTGAATTTAAATCAAAAGCCATTGATTGAATTCTGTCAGAAGAATAATGTCACTGTAACTGGATACTCACCATTGGGACAGCCTGGAAACAAAGCCGGTGCACCGAATTTCCTGGAAAACCCAACAATTTTAGAACTCGCCAAAAAGCACAATAAAACACCAGCACAAATTAGTCTACGATACGcg GTGCAACACGGAATCGCCATTATCCCGAAAACTGTAACACCCAGTCGATTGAAGGAAAACATGGGCATATTTGATTTTTCCTTATCAACTGAGGAAATGAACTCTATAGCAGCACTCGCTACAGGTCAACGCGTTGCACGATTTATAGA cttGAAGGACCACAAATATTACCCATTCTAA
- the LOC114883144 gene encoding 1,5-anhydro-D-fructose reductase-like, which translates to MAAPTLTLSNGQKVPVLGLGTWQAGDDPSVVEQAVRDAVDAGYRHFDCAYIYGNEKEIGKALREKINEGVVKREDLFITTKLWNTSHKKEQVVPTCKRSVQNFGLGYVDLYLIHWPVSYDENAKGLWPVDENGKPLSGDADYVDTWRGMEECVKLGLAKNIGLSNFNSKQIERVLSVAEIKPVMNQVECHPNLNQKKLREFCAKRGITITAYSPFGSPKRTWLKSGDPQVTIEAPEIVTIAKKYGKTPAQVVLRYLTQIGTIPIPKSSSKDRIKQNINIFDFNLSPQEVAAIDKLDRGVRICPAAEFKEHKDYPFNIEF; encoded by the exons ATGGCTGCACCAACACTTACTTTAAGTAATGGACAAAAGGTTCCAGTGTTAGGACTTGGTACTTGGCAAGCCGGa gACGATCCGAGCGTTGTTGAGCAAGCTGTGCGAGATGCCGTCGACGCTGGATACAGACATTTCGATTGCGCTTACATCTACGGTAACGAGAAAGAAATCGGTAAAGCATTGCGAGAAAAAATCAATGAAGGAGTTGTGAAAAGAGAAGACTTATTCATTACAACAAAG ctATGGAATACGTCTCACAAAAAGGAACAGGTGGTACCAACATGTAAGAGATCAGTCCAAAATTTCGGATTGGGTTACGTGGACCTTTATCTTATTCACTGGCCCGTATCTTATGAC GAAAATGCCAAAGGTCTATGGCCAGTGGATGAGAATGGTAAGCCCTTGTCTGGGGACGCTGATTACGTGGACACGTGGCGTGGCATGGAAGAATGCGTGAAATTAGGATTAGCAAAAAATATAGGGCTTAGCAATTTCAACTCGAAACAGATTGAACGCGTGTTATCGGTCGCCGAGATTAAACCTGTTATGAATCAAGTGGAATGTCACCCGAACTTGAATCAAAAGAAGTTACGAGAATTCTGTGCGAAACGTGGTATAACTATTACCGCTTATAGCCCATTTGGTTCGCCTAAACGAACTTGGCTGAAATCTGGCGATCCACAAGTTACCATCGAAGCGCCGGAAATTGTTACGATCGCTAAGAAATATGGAAAAACCCCTGCACAAGTTGTCCTGCGATACTtg ACACAAATTGGTACTATTCCCATACCGAAATCAAGCTCCAAAGATCgcataaaacaaaatattaacatttttgaTTTTAACCTATCCCCGCAAGAAGTTGCAGCGATAGATAAACTCGATCGCGGAGTTCGTATATGCCCCGCTGCAGA GTTCAAGGAACACAAGGATTATCCTTTTAACATAGAATTCTAA